A genomic segment from Phycisphaerae bacterium encodes:
- a CDS encoding ParB/RepB/Spo0J family partition protein, translated as MGKDKPRLGRGLASLVSQLAEPMPAAAVSDPEVHAADHTGGDGPAFAPPADAVPARLLALDLVDPNPYQPRSDFSDDGLEQLVASIREQGVVQPIVVRPHGQRFQLIAGQRRLEASRRAEMRTIPAVIRQADDRQMLEIALVENIHREDLNCVDRAQAYRRYEQTFGFGAEQIAERLGQDRTTVTNYLRLLALPDEVLQLLRHDRLSMGHARALAGLDNPSLQIKLAVKIVQQGLSVRQAEALVAESKQEHPPTAKKPPAKHPNILDLEQQMTRALSTRVQINPARKKGQGKIMIEFYSFDDFERIMDRICGEQREEL; from the coding sequence ATGGGTAAGGATAAACCACGTCTGGGACGGGGACTGGCGTCCCTCGTCAGCCAACTCGCCGAACCAATGCCAGCCGCGGCCGTGTCCGATCCGGAAGTCCACGCCGCCGACCACACCGGCGGCGACGGCCCCGCCTTCGCGCCGCCCGCCGACGCCGTCCCGGCCCGGCTGCTCGCCCTCGACCTGGTCGATCCCAACCCCTATCAGCCGCGGAGCGACTTCAGCGACGACGGCCTCGAACAACTCGTCGCCTCCATCCGCGAGCAGGGCGTCGTTCAGCCAATCGTCGTCCGACCGCACGGCCAGCGATTCCAACTCATCGCCGGCCAACGCCGACTCGAAGCCTCGCGCCGCGCCGAGATGCGCACCATTCCCGCCGTCATCCGGCAGGCCGATGACCGGCAGATGCTCGAAATCGCCCTCGTCGAAAACATCCATCGCGAAGACCTCAACTGCGTCGACCGGGCTCAGGCCTACCGCCGATACGAGCAGACCTTCGGCTTCGGCGCCGAGCAGATCGCCGAACGACTCGGCCAGGACCGCACCACCGTCACCAACTACCTGCGACTGCTCGCCTTGCCCGACGAAGTCCTCCAGCTCCTCCGTCACGACCGCCTCAGCATGGGCCACGCCCGCGCCCTGGCCGGACTCGACAACCCCTCGCTCCAGATCAAGCTGGCCGTCAAGATCGTCCAGCAGGGCCTCTCCGTCCGCCAGGCCGAAGCCCTCGTCGCCGAAAGCAAGCAGGAGCATCCGCCGACCGCCAAAAAACCGCCGGCCAAGCATCCCAACATCCTCGACCTCGAACAGCAGATGACCCGCGCCTTAAGCACCCGCGTCCAGATCAACCCCGCCCGCAAAAAAGGCCAGGGAAAAATCATGATCGAGTTCTACAGCTTCGACGACTTTGAAAGGATCATGGACCGGATCTGCGGCGAGCAGCGAGAAGAACTCTAG